From the genome of Pseudomonas sp. gcc21, one region includes:
- a CDS encoding OprD family outer membrane porin, translating to MRNAVKWSSLALAVAMGNGLIASQALAQESTPGVGIVEGATATLSSRTMYFNRDFRDADGNSDGIREEAATGMVLDFQSGYSEGLIGLGFDVTAMGGLKLDSGGGRTGTGILPVDPDGTAPNEYAEIRGTVKGRIAEDTVLRYGTHFVENPVVAYEDARLLPNHYFGYSVTNESIDGLFVEAGRMTDRGEMAGSSQTDGAYDVEGEDVSYLGGSYTFNDALAATLYTSKADEMWKRHFLGLAHTAELTDGLSLTSELSHYHTSDDSPGATTYDNDATSLALTLGAGNHGFTVAYQRMNGDSGYSYMDGAVFLANSVQYSDFNAKDERSWQARYDYDFAGLGIPGLTFMTRYITSSDIDTDYEDIERDSRWERDTNISYTVQNGTLEGLNILWRNATVRQAAGGVREWDGDIDENRLIVSYSWDLL from the coding sequence ATGAGAAACGCTGTCAAATGGAGTTCCCTCGCTCTGGCCGTGGCCATGGGTAACGGGTTGATTGCATCACAGGCGCTGGCACAAGAATCCACTCCCGGTGTAGGCATTGTTGAAGGCGCAACGGCGACCTTGAGCAGCCGTACTATGTATTTTAATCGTGATTTCCGTGATGCCGACGGCAATTCTGACGGCATCCGTGAAGAAGCAGCGACCGGTATGGTTCTCGACTTCCAGTCCGGGTATAGCGAAGGCCTGATCGGCCTGGGCTTCGATGTAACTGCCATGGGCGGCCTCAAGCTGGACAGCGGCGGAGGCCGGACCGGAACAGGTATCCTTCCAGTTGATCCCGACGGTACCGCTCCCAATGAATACGCTGAAATTCGCGGGACAGTAAAAGGGCGCATCGCGGAAGACACCGTACTTCGCTACGGTACCCATTTCGTGGAAAACCCCGTTGTCGCCTATGAAGACGCCCGTCTGCTGCCCAACCACTATTTCGGCTATAGCGTAACCAACGAGTCCATTGACGGATTGTTCGTCGAAGCCGGCCGCATGACGGATCGGGGCGAGATGGCTGGTTCATCGCAGACTGACGGCGCATACGACGTTGAAGGCGAAGATGTCAGCTACCTGGGCGGCTCCTATACATTCAACGACGCATTGGCCGCTACGCTGTACACCTCCAAGGCGGATGAAATGTGGAAGCGCCATTTCCTGGGCCTCGCTCATACCGCCGAACTGACTGACGGGCTGAGTCTGACCTCCGAGCTGTCGCACTATCACACTTCTGATGACAGTCCTGGCGCGACGACCTATGACAATGACGCCACCTCTCTCGCCCTGACTCTGGGCGCTGGCAACCATGGCTTCACCGTGGCCTATCAGCGCATGAACGGTGACAGCGGTTACTCCTACATGGATGGCGCGGTCTTCCTGGCCAACTCGGTTCAGTACTCCGACTTCAACGCCAAGGACGAGCGCTCCTGGCAGGCCCGTTATGACTATGACTTCGCCGGCCTGGGTATCCCCGGTCTGACCTTCATGACCCGCTACATCACCAGCAGTGACATCGACACCGACTACGAAGATATTGAGCGCGACAGCCGCTGGGAACGTGACACCAACATCAGCTACACCGTACAGAACGGTACACTTGAAGGTCTCAACATCCTCTGGCGCAACGCGACAGTACGTCAGGCTGCCGGAGGCGTTAGGGAGTGGGATGGCGATATCGACGAGAACCGCCTGATTGTCTCCTACTCCTGGGATCTGCTGTAA
- a CDS encoding transglycosylase SLT domain-containing protein, translating to MIRLATWIVTALLLGPCSGAFANAPATVDPALKAALIEAIAEADSFDDRFDAEVWLLDMSTRMRHYLPDERERLHFLRQVHSQATRAGLKPDLVLAVIHVESLFDRYALSRVGAQGVMQVMPFWKKELGRPEDNLIDLATNLRYGCTILKYYLNLEKGNLRRALGRYNGSLGSHRYPDKVQDYWYRYWYVKD from the coding sequence ATGATCCGGCTGGCCACATGGATAGTGACCGCCCTGCTCCTCGGGCCTTGCTCCGGCGCGTTTGCCAACGCGCCGGCCACGGTCGACCCGGCGCTCAAAGCGGCTCTCATTGAAGCAATTGCCGAAGCCGACAGTTTCGATGATCGCTTCGATGCCGAAGTCTGGCTATTGGACATGTCGACACGCATGCGCCACTACCTGCCGGACGAACGGGAGCGGTTGCACTTCCTGCGTCAGGTTCACAGCCAGGCGACCCGCGCCGGGCTCAAGCCCGATCTGGTCCTGGCGGTCATTCACGTAGAAAGCCTGTTCGACCGTTACGCGCTGTCGCGAGTCGGCGCGCAGGGTGTCATGCAGGTCATGCCGTTCTGGAAGAAGGAGTTGGGGCGTCCGGAAGACAATCTGATCGATCTGGCGACCAACCTGCGCTATGGCTGCACCATCCTCAAATACTATCTGAACCTTGAGAAAGGCAATCTTCGGCGGGCCCTCGGCCGGTATAACGGCAGTCTTGGCAGCCATAGATACCCGGACAAGGTACAGGATTACTGGTACCGCTACTGGTACGTGAAAGACTGA
- a CDS encoding proline--tRNA ligase — MRTSNYLISTLKETPADATVISHQLMLRAGMIRKIASGLYTWLPMGLRVLRKVEKIVREEMDNAGALEVLMPAIQPAELWQESGRWEQYGPELLRLKDRHDREFCVGPTHEEIITELARNEISSYKQLPLNLYQVQTKFRDEIRPRFGLMRAREFTMKDAYSFHMDQGSLQQTYDVMYQAYCNIFSRLGLDFRPVVADNGSIGGEGSHEFHVLAESGEDAIVFSDSGSYAANMEKATALLPSGDRPAPSQERQVVDTPDQLTIEAVSQFLKVPAQQSVKTLIVLGAAEKDKPQPLIALILRGDHELNEIKAENHPAIHAPLTFASEQQIQQVIGCKPGSIGPVGLNIKVIADHSAAWLADFVCGANEDGKHFTGVNWDRDAQFSEVADLRNVVEGDTSPDGNGTLVIKRGIEVGHIFQLGRKYSEAMNCQVLNEQGKTTTLTMGCYGIGVSRVVASAIEQNYDDRGILWPDALAPFQVALIPMKMESSEAVREKTEELYAALQQAGIDVLMDDRDKKTSPGVKFADMDLIGIPHRVVISDRGLAEGQLEYKYRRDKHAQNLPVAEMLDFLLGQITKA, encoded by the coding sequence ATGCGTACCAGCAACTATCTGATCTCTACCCTCAAGGAAACACCCGCGGACGCTACGGTCATCAGCCATCAATTGATGTTGCGCGCCGGCATGATTCGCAAGATCGCCTCCGGCCTGTACACCTGGCTTCCGATGGGGCTGCGGGTACTGCGTAAGGTCGAGAAAATCGTCCGTGAAGAAATGGACAATGCCGGCGCCCTGGAAGTATTAATGCCGGCCATTCAGCCCGCGGAACTCTGGCAGGAATCCGGCCGCTGGGAGCAATACGGACCCGAACTGCTACGCCTGAAGGATCGCCACGACCGCGAATTTTGCGTGGGTCCGACACATGAAGAAATCATCACCGAGCTGGCGCGCAACGAGATCAGCAGTTACAAGCAATTGCCGCTCAACCTGTATCAGGTGCAAACCAAGTTCCGTGACGAGATTCGCCCACGTTTTGGGTTGATGCGCGCCCGGGAATTCACCATGAAGGACGCCTACTCCTTCCACATGGACCAGGGGTCACTGCAGCAAACCTACGATGTCATGTATCAGGCCTACTGCAATATTTTCAGCCGCCTTGGCCTGGATTTCCGCCCGGTAGTGGCCGATAACGGCTCTATCGGTGGTGAAGGCTCGCATGAATTCCACGTGTTGGCCGAGTCCGGTGAAGACGCTATCGTATTTTCCGATTCCGGCTCCTACGCCGCGAACATGGAAAAGGCCACAGCCCTGCTGCCGTCGGGCGACCGCCCAGCACCAAGTCAGGAACGTCAGGTGGTAGACACACCTGATCAGCTCACTATCGAGGCGGTCAGCCAGTTCCTCAAGGTGCCGGCACAGCAGTCGGTGAAGACGCTTATCGTGCTTGGCGCTGCCGAGAAGGATAAGCCGCAGCCGCTGATTGCGTTGATCCTGCGCGGCGACCATGAGCTTAATGAAATCAAAGCCGAGAACCATCCGGCTATCCATGCGCCGCTGACTTTTGCCAGCGAGCAGCAGATCCAGCAAGTGATTGGCTGCAAGCCCGGCTCCATTGGTCCAGTTGGACTGAACATCAAGGTAATTGCCGACCATAGCGCAGCCTGGCTGGCCGATTTCGTGTGCGGTGCGAACGAAGACGGCAAACACTTTACTGGCGTGAACTGGGATCGCGACGCTCAGTTCAGCGAAGTAGCCGATCTGCGCAACGTGGTCGAGGGCGACACCAGCCCGGACGGCAATGGCACACTGGTCATCAAGCGCGGCATCGAGGTTGGTCACATCTTCCAGCTTGGCCGTAAGTACAGCGAAGCGATGAACTGCCAGGTGCTCAATGAACAAGGCAAAACCACCACTTTGACCATGGGTTGCTATGGCATTGGTGTGTCCCGCGTTGTTGCGTCGGCCATCGAACAGAACTACGACGACCGGGGCATTCTCTGGCCGGACGCCCTTGCGCCCTTCCAGGTGGCGTTGATTCCGATGAAGATGGAAAGCTCGGAAGCAGTGCGCGAGAAAACCGAAGAGCTCTACGCAGCGCTGCAGCAGGCCGGTATCGATGTGCTGATGGACGACCGCGACAAGAAAACCAGCCCTGGCGTCAAGTTTGCCGATATGGACCTTATTGGCATACCGCACCGCGTGGTGATCAGCGACCGTGGCCTCGCTGAAGGCCAGCTGGAGTACAAATACCGTCGGGACAAGCACGCACAGAACCTGCCGGTTGCAGAAATGCTCGATTTTCTGCTTGGACAGATTACCAAGGCCTGA
- a CDS encoding acylphosphatase produces MSRFTMHACVRGRVQGVGFRHATVQQASKLGIVGWVRNLPDGSVECLITGPQQAIDDMTDWLRTGPERAGVDSLELIARELQEFDRFEQR; encoded by the coding sequence ATGAGTCGTTTTACCATGCATGCCTGCGTCCGGGGCCGGGTGCAGGGCGTAGGGTTTCGGCACGCGACGGTACAGCAGGCAAGCAAGCTGGGTATCGTTGGCTGGGTGCGAAATCTACCGGATGGCTCAGTCGAGTGCCTGATTACCGGCCCTCAACAGGCAATCGATGATATGACCGACTGGTTGCGAACCGGCCCTGAGCGTGCCGGAGTGGATTCGCTTGAGCTGATTGCGCGTGAGCTGCAGGAGTTCGACAGGTTCGAGCAGAGATAG